The window TAACAGTTGTGGAAGTATTGTTGCTGTATCTGATTTTACTAGGTGTCGCACTTTACTTGAGGCCCCAGTTGGTAAAAAGTAAAAGAGAACGGCTGCGAATGGTAAAGCCCAACAACTTCCTTCACTTCTCACTTATCTGTGTTGCTGTCCTATTAGGGTATGGTATTTACAAAAACGTACAAGTCAAGGAATCATTTCTAGTGCTTCACCAATCAAGGGGTACCGCGATTGCATTGTCAAAAGGGAATGATGCTCAATTGTTCTTACATATGCCAAGTATGAAAGCAGATCGAAAAATCGAAAGCATTCGAAGACTTAAGAACACAGGAACAATGATTGATAGAGAAGTGGCGATCGATAGTTTGCCATCAATGTTAGAGTTTGCAGGAAAAAGTATTATCGTAATTGACGAAAGCACCATTTACGACCCCAATCTTAAAAACGTTGAGGTACTATTACTCTCCAACTCCCCTAAGGTTAATCTTGATCGATTGATTACAGATCTTCAACCACAATTGATCATTGCTGACGGTTCTAATTACCGTAATATGGTTCATCGATGGCAACAAACTTGTAAAGGTCGAGATGTTAATTTCATCAACACCTATGAATATGGCGCTGTGAGTTTATTAGATCATTAACCCTGTAGGCGGTACTTAAAATCAGCCTGGTAATCTGCCCACTGCTTTCCAGTACGGATGGATTTGTAGGTGTCATCAACAAGCATCGTGATATAGATTTCTAACTTTTTAGCATCTAACTTACCTGGAATGGGTTGTATGACATTTCCTTTAGTGTCAAAAAAGATGAGAGTGGGATATTCAAAGATTTTCATCGCCTCAGCAAAGTCGTGTTGGGCTCCAGGATATTTTTGGTACTGTTTGTTGCTGTAGGTTTTTCCTTTGTAGGTGATGGACTCTTTTCCTTCCGCATCAAAGGCAACTGGATAGTAATTGGCGTTTATGTATTCTGCGATGCCCGCTTTCGCGAAAGCGTACTTATCCATCCATTTACAGTTAGGACAGGATTTTGTGTAGGTCTTGAATAAGATCTTCCGAGGTTCTTTTTGCTGTGCGGCCAAAGCCTCGTTCATACTCATCCATTGTACCTGTGCACTTGCGGTCGCAGCGCTGATCAATAAAAGAAGAAAAAGAAATCGTTTCATACTACAAAGTTAGACTCTATAAAAACAAAAAACGCACCATAGTGGTGCGTTTTGAAATTTATAAAATCAACAATATCTATCGCACACCGTGCATTTTAGAAATCATCCATTTATTGATGGCTAGCATTACCAGACCTGCAGCTACTGGTATGGCAGTAAAAATCAAAAAGAATGTTGCAA of the Nonlabens marinus S1-08 genome contains:
- a CDS encoding thioredoxin family protein, whose protein sequence is MKRFLFLLLLISAATASAQVQWMSMNEALAAQQKEPRKILFKTYTKSCPNCKWMDKYAFAKAGIAEYINANYYPVAFDAEGKESITYKGKTYSNKQYQKYPGAQHDFAEAMKIFEYPTLIFFDTKGNVIQPIPGKLDAKKLEIYITMLVDDTYKSIRTGKQWADYQADFKYRLQG